The following are from one region of the Candidatus Polarisedimenticolia bacterium genome:
- a CDS encoding OmpH family outer membrane protein, translating into MTGKMIGTILLAIVPFAPAAAQQQEPRIGVFDSQPVWQQTEEGKKLQAQLAAFRDGKVGEINGKESELNKLRERLRSQEVSLSDDKKSQMLKDIDQKTIDLKRLNDDATREMQSQLKDAQDQFQRELFDVVEALGKDKKYTLILEKTIVVYNNETVDITKEVVAKFNEMFKGAAAAPPAAKTKEVKPTAEPKKPAPDSKKPPGGGN; encoded by the coding sequence ATGACTGGAAAGATGATCGGAACGATCCTGCTGGCGATCGTCCCCTTCGCGCCGGCGGCGGCCCAGCAGCAGGAGCCGCGCATCGGGGTCTTCGATTCCCAGCCGGTCTGGCAGCAGACGGAAGAGGGGAAGAAGCTGCAGGCTCAGCTGGCCGCCTTCCGGGACGGCAAGGTCGGGGAGATCAACGGCAAAGAATCGGAGCTCAACAAGCTGCGGGAGAGGCTGCGCAGCCAGGAGGTGAGCCTCAGCGACGACAAGAAGAGCCAGATGCTGAAGGACATCGATCAGAAGACCATCGATCTCAAGCGGCTGAACGACGACGCGACCCGGGAGATGCAATCCCAGCTCAAGGACGCTCAGGATCAGTTCCAGCGGGAGCTCTTCGACGTGGTCGAGGCGCTCGGAAAAGACAAGAAGTACACTCTCATCCTGGAAAAGACGATCGTGGTCTACAACAACGAGACGGTGGACATCACCAAGGAGGTGGTCGCCAAATTCAACGAGATGTTCAAGGGCGCCGCGGCCGCTCCTCCCGCTGCGAAGACCAAGGAAGTGAAGCCCACGGCGGAGCCGAAGAAGCCGGCGCCGGATTCGAAGAAGCCTCCCGGAGGCGGCAACTGA
- the bamA gene encoding outer membrane protein assembly factor BamA, whose translation MDLRRVWRAAAWIVLAASAAAWGQAEIIEKIVVDGNVRISTQALMSQLSIKEGDPYDEETLRAEFRRLWELNLFDNIALEVRQGEKGKIVLWHVTDKPLIADVEYKDVKAFTATQLEEKLTEQKADIKRGSPLDYTRIRKAQETIEMLLGQKGFLDAEVKVDVKEIAPGQESITFRARQGGKTKIRKIDFVGNTVFKDRQLKKMMKLTRERGLFSWAGSKDLYHPGKFDEDARIIRQAYLDRGYLDVEVKPEVVELLPGEKPAKTPEEAEKRRRKAERAAAQAAAKAARREAKAAERKAQAEAKAKALAAKGKPPSEKKPKEAKTHEPKVPKKWIFATVPIEEGPQYRVGTVSVEGNEVYTDAEILTRVPLQSGEIFNDSVVKNGLGRIQLDYGERGYFYVTANQVVDKTPAHQANLKIEINEDKQYRINTLEFSGNSTTRDRVLRREMKVAEEDLFDLKRFRLGMRKINQLGYWQISDEASIRPRTGENKVDIVVQGKEANRNEIQVGGGVSGLDGAFFSGSYATRNFLGRGEILQTYFQVGGRLTRYSISFIEPWFLGRPYTVGFSLFKRNTDYRDFQQGGQGVSVQVGRLLGDFSRFDATYLLEDVTYTDRRNVTSRSTTSSIVPVFTYDTRNNFFRPTRGFRFQLATEYAGGALGGDNYFFKPYGSATLYLPSFRRHYMGINASAGYVYGFGGRAIPTFERFFLGGERSLRAFKSRTVSPSRSDLDLNGNGIIDTPEDTDGDGILDLNEDANGNGVLDTEDLNGNGILDAGEDLNGNGVLDTEDVDGDGRLDFSEDRNANGALDKGEDTNGDKIFGTVFPGGDKFVQFNYEYVIPIGDTFEFLTFVDAGNAFDDYQKIDLTRLRLDYGVELRFYLPVFQAPLRFIYGIIQNPEPGEKASSFQFSIGTTF comes from the coding sequence ATGGACTTGCGCCGTGTGTGGAGGGCCGCCGCGTGGATCGTCCTGGCGGCGTCCGCGGCCGCCTGGGGCCAGGCCGAGATCATCGAAAAGATCGTCGTGGACGGCAACGTCCGGATCTCGACGCAGGCCTTGATGAGCCAGCTCTCCATCAAGGAAGGCGATCCCTACGACGAAGAGACGCTGCGCGCGGAGTTCCGGCGCCTGTGGGAACTGAACCTGTTCGACAACATCGCGCTGGAAGTCCGCCAGGGAGAGAAGGGCAAGATCGTCCTCTGGCACGTCACCGACAAGCCCCTGATCGCCGACGTCGAATACAAGGACGTCAAGGCGTTCACCGCCACCCAGCTCGAGGAGAAGCTGACCGAGCAGAAGGCCGACATCAAGCGGGGCTCGCCCCTGGACTACACGCGCATCCGCAAGGCCCAGGAGACGATTGAAATGCTCCTCGGCCAGAAGGGATTTCTGGACGCGGAAGTGAAGGTGGACGTGAAGGAGATCGCCCCGGGCCAGGAATCGATCACGTTCCGCGCCCGCCAGGGAGGCAAGACGAAAATCCGCAAGATCGACTTCGTGGGCAACACCGTCTTCAAGGACCGGCAGCTCAAGAAGATGATGAAGCTGACGCGCGAGCGGGGACTGTTCAGCTGGGCCGGCTCGAAGGACCTTTATCATCCCGGCAAGTTCGACGAGGACGCGCGGATCATCCGCCAGGCCTATCTGGATCGGGGCTATCTGGACGTGGAGGTGAAGCCGGAGGTGGTGGAGCTCCTTCCGGGCGAAAAGCCCGCCAAGACGCCGGAGGAGGCCGAGAAGAGGCGCCGGAAGGCCGAGCGGGCCGCGGCGCAGGCGGCCGCGAAGGCGGCGCGCCGGGAGGCGAAGGCGGCGGAACGGAAGGCGCAGGCCGAGGCGAAGGCCAAGGCGCTCGCGGCGAAAGGGAAGCCTCCCTCGGAAAAGAAGCCGAAGGAGGCGAAGACCCACGAGCCCAAGGTCCCGAAGAAATGGATCTTCGCCACGGTGCCGATCGAGGAGGGGCCCCAGTACCGCGTGGGGACCGTCTCCGTCGAGGGGAACGAGGTCTACACCGACGCCGAGATCCTGACCCGCGTGCCGCTTCAGTCCGGGGAGATCTTCAACGACTCGGTCGTGAAGAACGGACTCGGCCGGATTCAGCTCGATTACGGCGAGCGCGGCTATTTCTACGTCACGGCGAACCAGGTCGTGGACAAGACGCCGGCGCACCAGGCGAATCTCAAGATCGAGATCAACGAGGACAAGCAATACCGGATCAACACGCTCGAATTCTCGGGGAACTCCACCACCCGAGATCGCGTGCTGCGCCGCGAAATGAAGGTCGCCGAGGAGGACCTGTTCGACCTCAAGCGCTTCCGGCTCGGCATGAGGAAAATCAACCAGCTGGGCTACTGGCAGATCTCCGACGAAGCGTCGATCCGCCCCCGCACCGGCGAGAACAAGGTCGACATCGTGGTCCAAGGGAAAGAGGCCAACCGCAACGAGATCCAGGTGGGCGGGGGCGTCAGCGGACTCGACGGGGCGTTCTTCTCCGGATCGTACGCCACCCGGAATTTCCTCGGCCGGGGGGAGATCCTGCAGACCTACTTCCAGGTGGGAGGGCGTCTCACCCGGTACAGCATCTCCTTCATCGAGCCTTGGTTCCTGGGAAGGCCTTACACGGTCGGGTTCAGTCTCTTCAAACGCAACACCGATTACCGTGACTTCCAGCAGGGGGGGCAGGGGGTGAGCGTGCAGGTGGGGCGGCTCCTGGGCGATTTCAGCCGCTTCGACGCGACGTATCTCCTGGAGGACGTGACCTACACCGACAGACGCAACGTCACCTCCCGGAGCACGACCAGCAGCATCGTCCCCGTGTTCACGTACGATACGAGGAACAACTTCTTCCGTCCGACGCGCGGTTTCCGGTTCCAGCTCGCCACCGAGTACGCCGGGGGCGCTTTGGGCGGCGACAACTATTTCTTCAAGCCGTACGGATCCGCGACGCTCTATCTCCCGTCGTTTCGCCGTCACTACATGGGGATCAACGCCTCGGCGGGATACGTGTACGGGTTCGGAGGGCGGGCCATCCCCACGTTCGAGCGCTTTTTCCTCGGAGGGGAGCGCTCGCTGCGGGCGTTCAAGAGCCGGACGGTCAGTCCGTCCCGCTCGGATCTCGATCTGAACGGCAACGGCATCATCGACACCCCCGAGGATACCGACGGGGACGGAATCCTCGACCTGAACGAAGACGCGAACGGCAACGGAGTCCTGGACACGGAAGATCTGAACGGCAACGGGATTCTGGACGCCGGCGAGGATCTCAACGGGAACGGAGTGCTGGACACGGAGGACGTGGACGGCGACGGCCGGCTCGACTTCAGCGAGGATCGGAACGCGAACGGGGCGCTGGACAAGGGTGAGGATACCAACGGCGACAAGATCTTCGGCACGGTATTCCCCGGAGGGGACAAGTTCGTCCAGTTCAACTACGAGTACGTGATCCCGATCGGCGACACGTTCGAATTCCTGACCTTCGTGGACGCGGGCAACGCGTTCGACGACTATCAGAAGATCGATTTGACCCGGCTGCGCCTCGACTACGGGGTCGAGCTGCGTTTCTACCTTCCCGTGTTCCAGGCCCCGCTGAGGTTCATTTACGGCATCATCCAGAATCCGGAGCCGGGAGAGAAGGCGAGCAGCTTCCAGTTCTCCATCGGCACGACTTTCTAG
- a CDS encoding ATP-dependent Clp protease ATP-binding subunit → MFEKYTERAKKILFLARYEASQMGSKVIASEHLLLGLLKEGDEITREIFRRSNVNVELLQAELEARGPSGEKISTTIEIPFSEETKRVLAHAEEEAERLLHPYVGNEHLLLGLLRVEDSAAGRTLHEKGMRLYSVREDTVAVWKERSLPKKIKETPFLNEFSRDLSEMAGRQLFDPLIGRDTEIQRMIQILSRRRKNNIVLLGDPGVGKTAIVEGLASRIALGDVPGSLAAKRILALDLSLIVAGTKYRGQFEERLKGILSELMGNENIIIFIDEIHCLIGAGSAEGSLDAASIIKPALSRGEVQCIGATTPKEYHRYIERDRSLVRRFQSVKIHPPSEEETVRILFGIKERYEKFHRVRYSDEALYQAVYMSSRYISDRFLPDKAIDVIDEAGARVKLYRSASYKELREMEQEIERAVSSMKNFLFRKDFENAVKHHDEEIALRKKYEECRRREQEESGTVLEVSRDDVEEVISKWTGIPLSSVRKEEMEKLLKMEDYLHRRIIGQNEAISALSRAIRRSRAGLKSPMRPVGSFMFLGPTGVGKTEVARSLADFLFGNERSLIRFDMSEYMEKHAVAKMIGSPPGYVGYEEGGQLTERVKRKPYSVVLLDEIEKAHPDVLNILLQVFEDGQITDAYGDTIDFKNTLLIMTSNIGSSLIQKGPKLGFRGADPLEAYRTRKELVMREVKHALSPEFLNRIDEIIVFDALSDDDLLAIARLMIRWLNEGLAHRGIGLTLRDEVYRWLIDTTCGDRSYGARPLRRAIQKHIEDALSENIILGTLPRQGEIEIFLDQEKPAFREAMEINTIQ, encoded by the coding sequence ATGTTCGAAAAGTACACGGAGCGCGCCAAGAAAATCCTCTTCCTCGCCCGCTACGAGGCGAGCCAGATGGGGAGCAAGGTCATCGCCTCCGAGCACCTCCTCCTCGGTCTCCTGAAGGAGGGCGACGAGATCACCCGCGAGATCTTCCGTCGTTCCAACGTCAACGTCGAACTTCTGCAGGCCGAGCTGGAAGCCCGGGGGCCTTCGGGAGAGAAGATCTCGACGACGATCGAAATCCCCTTCAGCGAGGAGACGAAACGCGTGCTGGCGCACGCGGAGGAGGAGGCGGAGCGCCTGCTGCATCCTTACGTGGGCAACGAGCACCTTCTGCTAGGCCTCCTCCGGGTCGAGGACTCGGCCGCCGGACGGACCCTGCACGAGAAGGGGATGAGGCTGTATTCGGTGCGCGAGGACACCGTCGCCGTCTGGAAGGAGCGCTCGCTGCCGAAGAAGATCAAGGAGACGCCCTTCCTGAACGAGTTCTCCCGGGATCTCAGCGAGATGGCGGGCCGCCAGCTCTTCGATCCCCTGATCGGCCGCGACACCGAGATCCAGCGGATGATCCAGATTCTCTCCCGGCGGCGCAAGAACAACATCGTCCTGCTGGGCGACCCGGGAGTTGGCAAGACCGCGATCGTGGAAGGCCTGGCTTCGCGCATCGCGCTGGGAGACGTGCCCGGCTCGCTGGCCGCCAAGCGGATTCTGGCACTCGACTTGTCGTTGATCGTCGCGGGGACGAAATACCGCGGGCAGTTCGAGGAGCGCCTCAAGGGGATTCTCTCGGAGCTGATGGGGAACGAGAACATCATCATCTTCATCGACGAGATCCATTGCCTGATCGGAGCCGGCTCCGCGGAAGGGTCCCTCGATGCCGCGAGCATCATCAAGCCGGCCCTCTCGCGCGGCGAGGTGCAGTGCATCGGGGCCACGACGCCTAAGGAATACCACCGGTACATCGAGCGGGATCGCTCCCTCGTCCGGCGGTTCCAGTCGGTCAAGATCCACCCCCCGTCGGAGGAGGAGACGGTCCGGATCCTCTTCGGGATCAAGGAGCGGTACGAGAAATTCCATCGGGTCCGGTATTCCGACGAGGCCCTGTACCAGGCGGTCTACATGTCGAGCCGGTACATCAGCGACCGCTTCCTCCCGGACAAGGCGATCGACGTGATCGACGAGGCGGGTGCGCGGGTGAAGCTCTACCGCAGCGCCTCGTACAAGGAGCTCCGGGAGATGGAGCAGGAAATCGAGAGAGCCGTCTCCAGCATGAAGAATTTCCTGTTCCGCAAGGATTTCGAGAACGCCGTGAAGCACCACGACGAGGAGATCGCCCTGCGGAAGAAATACGAGGAATGCCGCCGGCGGGAGCAGGAGGAGTCGGGGACGGTCCTCGAGGTGAGCCGGGACGACGTGGAGGAAGTCATCTCGAAATGGACCGGCATTCCGCTCTCCTCGGTGCGCAAGGAGGAGATGGAGAAGCTGCTCAAGATGGAGGACTACCTCCATCGGCGGATCATCGGGCAAAACGAGGCGATTTCCGCGCTGTCCCGCGCCATCCGGCGATCCCGGGCCGGATTGAAGAGTCCGATGAGGCCGGTGGGGTCCTTCATGTTCCTGGGACCGACGGGAGTGGGCAAGACCGAGGTCGCGCGCAGCCTGGCGGATTTCCTCTTCGGCAACGAGCGCTCCCTCATCCGGTTCGACATGTCGGAGTACATGGAGAAGCACGCGGTGGCGAAGATGATCGGCTCGCCCCCCGGCTACGTCGGCTACGAGGAAGGAGGCCAGCTCACCGAGCGGGTCAAGAGAAAGCCCTATTCCGTCGTGCTCCTGGACGAAATCGAGAAAGCCCATCCCGACGTCCTCAACATCCTGCTTCAGGTCTTCGAGGACGGCCAGATCACCGACGCCTATGGCGACACGATCGACTTCAAGAACACTCTGCTGATCATGACGTCCAACATCGGATCCTCCCTGATCCAGAAAGGGCCGAAGCTGGGATTTCGGGGTGCCGATCCCCTGGAGGCCTACCGGACGAGGAAGGAGCTCGTGATGAGGGAGGTGAAGCACGCCCTCAGCCCGGAGTTCCTGAATCGGATCGACGAGATCATCGTGTTCGACGCCCTTTCCGACGACGACCTTCTCGCCATCGCCCGCCTGATGATCCGCTGGCTGAACGAAGGGCTCGCGCATCGGGGAATCGGACTCACGCTGCGAGACGAGGTCTACCGCTGGCTCATCGACACCACCTGCGGCGATCGATCCTATGGCGCCCGGCCGCTTCGTCGCGCCATTCAAAAGCACATCGAGGATGCTCTTTCAGAGAACATCATCCTCGGAACGCTGCCCCGCCAGGGGGAGATCGAGATTTTCCTGGATCAGGAGAAGCCGGCCTTCCGGGAAGCGATGGAAATCAACACCATCCAGTGA
- a CDS encoding ABC transporter ATP-binding protein, producing MSSPAVDARSLFKSYPSGARRLEVLRDLTLAVDKGEMVAVVGESGAGKSTLLHLLGGLDRPDSGTIALAGTELTRLDAVQSALLRNREVGYVFQFHHLLPEFTAEENVCLPCLIRREPLREAKRRARALLEELGLDSRREHRPAELSGGEQQRVALARALIARPSVLLADEPTGNLDFRTSEVVFAMIREAVGRRGTATVLVTHSERLARRCDRVWVMEEGALRHLSGSGYRFGLESPAIQI from the coding sequence ATGAGTAGTCCCGCCGTCGACGCCCGGAGTCTCTTCAAATCGTATCCGTCCGGGGCGAGGCGGCTCGAGGTCCTGCGGGATCTCACGCTGGCCGTTGACAAGGGAGAGATGGTCGCCGTGGTCGGGGAATCGGGCGCCGGCAAGAGCACGCTCCTGCACCTGCTGGGAGGGCTTGATCGCCCCGACTCGGGAACCATCGCGCTGGCGGGGACGGAGCTGACGCGTCTCGATGCGGTCCAGTCGGCGCTGTTGCGCAACCGCGAGGTCGGTTACGTCTTCCAATTCCATCACCTCCTGCCGGAGTTCACCGCGGAGGAGAACGTCTGCCTTCCTTGCCTGATCCGGCGGGAGCCCCTGCGCGAAGCGAAGCGCCGGGCCCGGGCCTTGTTGGAGGAGCTGGGGCTGGACTCCCGTCGCGAGCACCGTCCCGCCGAGCTCTCCGGCGGCGAGCAGCAGCGGGTGGCGCTGGCGCGGGCGCTTATCGCCCGGCCCTCGGTGCTGCTGGCCGACGAGCCGACGGGCAATCTGGACTTCCGAACCAGCGAAGTCGTCTTCGCGATGATCCGGGAGGCGGTAGGAAGACGCGGCACGGCCACGGTGCTCGTGACCCACAGCGAGAGGCTGGCGCGGCGCTGCGATCGAGTCTGGGTCATGGAGGAGGGCGCTCTGCGCCACCTTTCGGGAAGCGGATACCGGTTCGGTTTGGAATCGCCTGCGATCCAGATATAA
- a CDS encoding ABC transporter permease: MSYELFIALRYLTAKRKQTFVSVISLISVLGVIVGVAALIIALALMTGFQQDIREKILGANAHLTVFGSWAQRPIEDPDRIVRLLLAVPGIAAAAPVVLEKGLVISDLNPGGTAVMLKGIRLDQERHVTDLARKVVAGDLNALTRKGSEGREGIALGKDLAAALGVAPGDRVRVILPQLQMTPFLPMPKSRPFEVVALVDSGFYDYDSTRAYLDLRSAQAFGSLGSAATVIEARTTDLSRLKEIGEEAQRRLGKDYFVNDLIAMNKTFFTALNLEKLLMSIAVGLIVVVAALNIITVLILMVMEKVRDIGTLVALGAAPGGITRIFMFQGVLIGLFGTAVGCLLGLGLCWGLDTYHVVKLPVEVYYIPYVPFKVRGLDVALVCLLSVAASFLATLYPSSRAGRLDAVEALRYE; encoded by the coding sequence ATGTCCTACGAGCTCTTCATCGCGCTTCGTTACCTGACCGCCAAGAGGAAGCAGACCTTCGTCTCCGTCATCTCGCTCATCTCCGTGCTCGGAGTGATCGTGGGGGTCGCCGCCCTGATCATCGCTCTGGCGCTGATGACCGGCTTCCAGCAGGACATCCGTGAGAAGATTCTGGGCGCCAACGCCCACCTGACGGTCTTCGGATCCTGGGCGCAGCGGCCGATCGAGGACCCGGACCGTATCGTGCGTCTCCTCCTCGCGGTTCCGGGAATCGCCGCCGCCGCCCCGGTCGTCCTGGAGAAGGGGCTCGTCATCAGCGATCTCAATCCGGGTGGCACGGCGGTGATGTTGAAGGGAATCCGCCTGGATCAGGAGCGGCACGTCACCGATCTGGCGCGCAAGGTGGTGGCGGGCGATCTGAACGCCCTCACCCGCAAGGGGAGCGAGGGCAGGGAGGGGATCGCGCTCGGCAAGGATCTCGCGGCCGCGCTGGGGGTTGCCCCGGGCGATCGGGTGCGGGTCATCCTCCCTCAGCTGCAGATGACCCCCTTTCTTCCCATGCCGAAGAGCCGGCCGTTCGAAGTCGTGGCCCTCGTCGACTCTGGCTTCTACGATTACGACTCCACGCGCGCCTACCTGGATCTGCGGTCGGCGCAGGCCTTCGGATCCTTGGGGAGCGCGGCGACCGTCATCGAAGCGCGGACCACCGATCTCTCGCGGCTCAAGGAAATCGGCGAGGAGGCGCAACGCCGCCTGGGCAAGGATTACTTCGTGAACGATCTGATCGCCATGAACAAGACGTTTTTCACGGCGCTGAACCTCGAGAAGCTTCTGATGAGCATCGCCGTCGGGCTGATCGTGGTGGTGGCGGCCTTGAACATCATCACCGTCCTGATCCTGATGGTGATGGAGAAGGTGCGGGATATCGGAACCCTGGTGGCGCTGGGCGCGGCCCCGGGGGGCATCACCCGGATCTTCATGTTCCAGGGGGTCCTCATCGGGCTGTTCGGGACGGCGGTGGGATGTCTCCTCGGGCTCGGACTCTGCTGGGGGCTCGACACCTATCACGTGGTCAAGCTGCCCGTCGAGGTCTATTACATCCCCTACGTGCCGTTCAAGGTCCGCGGCCTGGACGTAGCGCTGGTCTGCCTCCTTTCCGTGGCCGCCTCTTTCCTGGCCACGCTATATCCCTCCTCGCGGGCCGGGCGGCTCGACGCCGTGGAGGCCCTGCGCTATGAGTAG
- a CDS encoding Asd/ArgC dimerization domain-containing protein has translation MAKSVERAGGAERVNIALFDSSTLIGKGVKRHLTRRRFPVGEVRLFDTGAVEEGGNLGEFGGEPLLAVRPDLDEMERIDLAFWCGRAGSGKDFLDWPGRGNFVAIDLTRSANVMPSAPLVNASVNPAAVKRHEGVLASPHPVSQFLSTVLAPLARSVPLAEVVSVVLQPVSEEGEQGIEELYRQTVGLLNFSEVPRDLFGRVLAFNVVPASLVPGEGPRDDRLSWEVATILNDHSFAHGLKVLHVPVFHCHASVSRLRFRQELSTEAIRKALAQEPTIRIREGAGGATPAELAGEDHIVLGEIRPDPSAPGCFWLWGITDNLATGASLNAVRIAEELVSSGSLKRRKS, from the coding sequence GTGGCCAAGAGCGTTGAGCGCGCCGGCGGCGCCGAGCGGGTGAACATCGCTCTCTTCGATTCCTCGACCCTGATCGGCAAAGGGGTCAAGAGGCATCTGACCCGGCGGCGCTTTCCGGTGGGGGAGGTGCGCCTCTTCGACACCGGGGCCGTCGAGGAGGGGGGCAACCTGGGGGAGTTCGGCGGCGAGCCCCTCCTGGCCGTCCGGCCCGACCTCGACGAGATGGAGCGGATCGATCTCGCCTTCTGGTGCGGCCGCGCGGGGAGCGGAAAGGACTTCCTGGACTGGCCCGGACGCGGGAATTTCGTGGCCATCGATCTGACGCGCTCGGCGAACGTCATGCCGTCGGCGCCGCTGGTCAATGCCTCCGTGAATCCGGCCGCCGTGAAGCGCCACGAGGGGGTCCTCGCCTCCCCGCATCCCGTTTCCCAATTCCTTTCGACCGTGCTCGCGCCTCTGGCCCGGAGCGTTCCTCTCGCCGAGGTCGTGAGCGTCGTCCTGCAGCCGGTCTCGGAAGAGGGGGAGCAGGGGATCGAGGAGCTCTACCGGCAGACGGTGGGACTCTTGAACTTCTCGGAGGTGCCGCGGGACCTTTTCGGTCGCGTGCTCGCCTTCAACGTCGTTCCCGCCTCCCTCGTGCCGGGGGAAGGACCGCGAGACGATCGGCTCTCCTGGGAGGTGGCGACGATCCTGAACGACCACTCGTTCGCTCACGGGCTCAAGGTGCTTCACGTGCCCGTGTTCCATTGTCATGCCTCCGTCTCCCGGCTCCGGTTCCGGCAGGAGCTCTCGACGGAGGCCATCCGGAAGGCGCTCGCCCAGGAACCGACCATCCGAATCCGCGAAGGCGCGGGCGGCGCCACGCCGGCGGAGCTCGCCGGCGAAGATCACATCGTGCTGGGAGAGATCCGTCCCGACCCGTCCGCTCCCGGCTGCTTTTGGCTCTGGGGAATCACGGACAATCTGGCCACGGGAGCCTCCTTGAACGCCGTGCGGATCGCGGAGGAGCTGGTCAGCTCCGGTTCCCTAAAAAGGAGAAAGTCATGA
- the pssA gene encoding CDP-diacylglycerol--serine O-phosphatidyltransferase → MRKKAGGRPRFRRGATLPSVLTSVNLFFGVLSMVRSAQGQYEFAALFIALSILLDGLDGMVARMTGTASDFGRELDSLADLLAFGVAPAFLAYSWGLSDLGRPGVAATFAFVLCGALRLARFNIQASTIDKRYFVGLPIPAAAGAVAALVYYYPTAVHDPVLSALVGLLLVTLSALMISRARYRSLKELDLRARRPYQLLVPPALILLAIFAWPEPVLLGISFLYVLSGVIPRGLFSGRAESREGAGPFPVEPGRGQER, encoded by the coding sequence TTGCGCAAGAAAGCGGGAGGTAGACCGAGATTCCGGCGCGGGGCAACGCTGCCCAGCGTCCTGACCTCGGTGAACCTGTTTTTCGGCGTCCTCTCGATGGTTCGATCGGCGCAGGGGCAGTATGAGTTCGCGGCCCTGTTCATCGCCCTGTCGATTCTGCTGGACGGTTTGGACGGTATGGTGGCGCGGATGACGGGGACGGCGAGCGATTTCGGCCGGGAGCTCGACTCTCTGGCCGACCTGCTCGCCTTCGGAGTCGCCCCGGCCTTTCTCGCCTACTCCTGGGGACTGTCGGACCTGGGCCGCCCGGGGGTTGCGGCGACCTTCGCCTTCGTCCTCTGCGGGGCTCTGAGGCTGGCGCGATTCAACATCCAGGCCTCCACCATCGACAAGCGATATTTCGTCGGCCTGCCGATTCCGGCCGCCGCGGGGGCCGTGGCGGCGCTGGTCTATTACTACCCCACCGCCGTGCACGACCCAGTTCTGAGCGCCCTGGTGGGACTGCTGCTGGTGACCCTGTCCGCCTTGATGATCTCCCGGGCCCGGTACCGCAGCCTCAAGGAGCTGGACCTCCGGGCCCGCCGCCCGTACCAGCTTCTGGTCCCTCCCGCTCTGATCCTCCTGGCGATCTTCGCCTGGCCTGAGCCCGTCCTGCTCGGAATCAGCTTCCTCTATGTCCTGTCCGGCGTGATCCCGAGAGGCCTCTTCTCGGGGCGCGCGGAGAGCCGCGAGGGAGCAGGGCCTTTCCCCGTGGAGCCTGGCCGTGGCCAAGAGCGTTGA